The following coding sequences are from one Thermodesulfobacteriota bacterium window:
- a CDS encoding DUF427 domain-containing protein: protein MSKIPRDLLREVNKWRNLRRVTPKNIIIPGAGQESVWDYPRPPRVEPVKSRIRVEFGDVVIADSNKTYRVLETASPPVYYIPQGDIQMKYLEPGSKSTLCEWKGKARYWSVRVGKKYSENAAWSYPDPWEGFQSITDHIAFNAGKMGACYVGNEKVLPQPGNYYGGWITSQIVGPFKGEPWTEGW from the coding sequence ATGTCTAAAATACCTAGAGACTTATTGAGAGAAGTAAACAAATGGCGAAATTTAAGAAGAGTGACACCAAAAAATATTATAATTCCTGGAGCTGGGCAGGAATCGGTCTGGGACTATCCTAGACCTCCCCGCGTAGAACCTGTAAAAAGTAGAATTCGTGTGGAGTTTGGAGATGTAGTAATAGCAGATAGCAATAAGACTTATCGGGTATTAGAGACCGCAAGTCCCCCCGTTTATTACATACCTCAAGGCGATATACAAATGAAATATCTGGAGCCTGGCAGCAAATCAACGCTCTGTGAATGGAAGGGAAAAGCGAGATATTGGTCTGTTCGCGTAGGGAAAAAATATTCTGAAAACGCCGCCTGGAGTTATCCAGACCCCTGGGAGGGTTTTCAATCAATAACCGATCACATAGCCTTCAATGCAGGCAAGATGGGCGCCTGCTATGTTGGAAACGAGAAAGTATTGCCACAACCCGGTAATTACTATGGAGGATGGATAACATCACAAATTGTTGGCCCCTTCAAAGGCGAACCGTGGACCGAAGGGTGGTAG
- a CDS encoding LLM class flavin-dependent oxidoreductase, with protein MSKIGLVIPYWNDITKDEIIDFAQLAEGLGYDSIWVPEMWGRDAFSILSVIALNTNRIKLGTGIVSVFSRTPAIIAQTVATLDEISEGRMILGLGTSGPVVIENWHGVKFEKPLKRTREYVEIIKMIISGQSVNYNGEIFELKNFSLQFNPFREVIPIYIASIGPKNITLTGEIADGWIPFLIPIEHYKHAEEYLRAGAEKGGRDFHNIKVCPYIPALVSDDEGMSRRLIKEYIAYYIGAMGTFYSGLISRYGFQDEANSIVEAWNKGSKTEAIRSVSDSLLNSVAITGSTAEGRNKIEEFNKAGVDIPIIIFPPKASRVLIWETINKLAP; from the coding sequence TTGTCCAAGATTGGTCTTGTAATTCCTTACTGGAATGATATCACAAAAGACGAAATCATTGATTTTGCACAGCTTGCAGAAGGACTGGGATATGATTCTATCTGGGTTCCCGAGATGTGGGGTAGGGACGCTTTCTCAATCCTCTCAGTAATCGCCCTCAATACAAATAGGATTAAGCTCGGAACGGGGATTGTTTCTGTATTCAGCAGAACCCCCGCTATTATTGCTCAGACTGTTGCGACATTAGATGAAATCTCAGAGGGAAGAATGATACTCGGTCTGGGTACGAGTGGTCCTGTAGTTATAGAAAACTGGCATGGCGTTAAATTTGAGAAACCACTCAAAAGGACTCGAGAATATGTTGAAATCATAAAAATGATAATCAGCGGACAAAGTGTGAATTATAATGGTGAGATTTTTGAACTAAAAAACTTTAGTCTCCAATTTAACCCATTTAGAGAAGTTATACCGATTTATATTGCATCCATTGGGCCCAAGAACATAACCCTAACAGGTGAGATCGCAGACGGATGGATTCCGTTTTTGATTCCAATTGAACATTACAAACATGCGGAGGAGTACCTTCGCGCCGGAGCTGAAAAGGGAGGAAGAGATTTTCATAACATCAAAGTTTGTCCCTACATCCCGGCTTTAGTGTCTGATGACGAGGGCATGTCACGAAGATTAATCAAGGAATATATCGCCTATTACATTGGAGCAATGGGGACATTTTATTCTGGATTGATTAGCAGGTATGGATTCCAAGACGAAGCTAATTCCATTGTCGAAGCCTGGAACAAGGGAAGTAAAACAGAAGCGATCAGAAGCGTCAGCGATTCCTTGCTGAATTCAGTTGCGATTACTGGTTCGACAGCAGAAGGCAGAAATAAGATCGAGGAATTCAACAAAGCGGGCGTAGACATTCCGATTATCATATTCCCTCCAAAAGCCTCTCGAGTTTTGATATGGGAAACTATCAACAAACTCGCGCCATGA
- a CDS encoding FxLYD domain-containing protein has protein sequence MDFKNLIHLKKVLSNLGVLVSLWLNSFVSVFSLLILFFLLVSITYSKDYVIRLKSLDVSKVSEEKFQIKGELVNNTDKELKRISIKFKIYDPEGKIIEEDQILPLVNPIPPLGSSPFLVPIRYSRYMEMEKATMHVITLVGEELSIDPGGYSLEFKVPK, from the coding sequence ATGGATTTTAAAAACTTAATCCATTTAAAAAAAGTACTCTCTAATCTTGGTGTCTTAGTGTCTTTGTGGCTAAATAGTTTCGTTAGCGTTTTTTCGTTACTGATTCTGTTTTTTCTTCTCGTTTCTATAACCTATTCCAAGGATTATGTGATTCGTCTAAAAAGCCTCGATGTATCAAAGGTTTCCGAAGAGAAATTTCAGATTAAAGGAGAATTAGTAAACAACACTGATAAGGAGTTAAAACGAATTTCTATTAAATTCAAGATTTATGACCCGGAAGGTAAAATCATAGAGGAAGATCAGATTCTGCCCCTTGTTAATCCCATTCCCCCTCTTGGCAGTTCCCCCTTCTTAGTACCAATAAGGTACTCAAGATATATGGAAATGGAAAAGGCCACCATGCATGTTATAACACTGGTCGGTGAGGAACTAAGCATTGATCCAGGGGGATATTCTTTAGAGTTTAAGGTTCCTAAGTAG